In the Populus trichocarpa isolate Nisqually-1 chromosome 8, P.trichocarpa_v4.1, whole genome shotgun sequence genome, TTGCTGCTTCAATACATTCTTTCCACGGTCTACGTACTATTTGTCATCAGCATGTATCCATCAAAGCAAGACACCGCTCATGAGATGAACCAAAAGCCATCACCTCCCTTGCCACCACCGGTGACCGGCTATCCAGTAGGACCCTTCATAAATCAGCATCACAATGAGATTCATTCTCATCCCATTCAGCATCAACAGCCGCAGCCCGGTCGTTGGTCCTCCGGTCTTTGTGACTGCTTCTCTGACATCCCTAATTGTAAGTTCTTTCAGATGATTTGGATTTCAATTATCAgtaacattaattttatagcAAATGCTGGATTTCTATTTACattagaatcaattttttttttctttgagcaGAAGctaatatatcttttaacttgtttttataaaattcaccGAATGTTTTTTTGAcactatattttataaaacaagatagtaaaagtttaaaaaatagaaggtCAAACATATTGgtcttgtaaataaaaaaattctaacttttgatgaaatcaaaatCTTGATTCAATTTTGTAACATACATAATTGAAGTAAAACATGCAATTacactaaatttatttatgatttcttatgattgaaaaaaacaatttataaaaatcatagcAAACGAAACCTTACTAATTAGTTGCTTAACATTTGCTGCTATCAATTGATTGCAGGTTGCATCACATGTTGGTGCCCGTGCATCACTTTTGGACGGATCGCTGAGATTGTAGACAAAGGAACAACACGTGAGTACAATACTAGTTCGTTTTTTTGTTCTGGAGATGACCATATATGTGCAAATTTGTTAGCACAAACCACACTTATGATGGTGTTGGAAAGTTAAGATTAATTAGATGTGCggttgtgattttatttttgttgcagCCTGTGCTGTAAGCGGAGCAATTTATGGCGTACTTTTATGGTTCACTGGTTGTCCTTGCATATACTCGTGTATATATCGAACTAAAATGAGGAAGCAGCTGATGTTAGAGGACAGACCTTGTAATGATTGCTTGGTTCACTTCTGCTGTGATGCTTGTGCTCTGTGTCAGGAGTACAGAGAGCTCAAACATCGTGGATTTGATATGACAATGGGTAAGCTCCTCGGGTGCTCATTCCCTTTCCTCTTCAATGATTAATTGCATAAGTGATCATGCTATATCCCTTCTGGGCTGTGCTTTGTGGATCTATATCagttggttttttctttcttaggtTGGCAAGAGAATGTGGAGAGACAAAATGGTAGAGTGACCATCATCGCATCAGCACCGCCCGTTGAACAAGGCATGAAACGCTGAATGAGCCATGCATGCTCTGAATGTTTGTGTGTTATATGTGCGGTAGAAGAGATCAGGATTTCAgttcaaaaagaagaagaataaaagatGTGATCAAGATTGTGCCGTTGGCATCCTTGTATGTTTTGTGCTGctatatttctcttttcttgtatttgtttatttttattgattgagatCACAAAAGCAATGTTCCTCAATCTTGTACGATAATAGTCTGCTTCAATCGAATGTAAGAtatctatcattttttaatcatttgtttAATTCTTGATCGATCATTGattaaatttgaacaaaaatCCATCCAATCAATAGTTGACATGCGTCCACCAGGAGGATGGAAACCTTGCCATTACGAACTGTGGCGCTAGTGATGGTGTTCCTGTTGGGCGGCATATTTGTTTGTTCTTCTATCTGTTATCGAAACTGAAGAATCCGTCCTCGACATCTTCTCTCCCCGCATCTCCTTCTCGTCCTCCCTGTTGGAAGATATACATGGCCGCCAACGCGTTGAGCCTAGCTGTCTAGCATTTTAATATTCTGGATAGCTTGCTTTCTTTTGACACCTAAGGTGCcttaaaatgatattaactagaaaattaaaacaagtcGGCTAAATATTGTTGAACAAACATTATCCACTCACCCGTATAGTGGATATACAGTGTATATTTCAATAATTCATTTTAGCacttgatgttttattttaggcgatttaatcttaattaaagaTTGCTTCTGATATTTTAGGCAAGGGTGGAATTGAAAGGAGatggaccaaaattaaaaggacGTCAAATATGGGAGACgtgccaaattattttttgtaaatacACTTAAATcctcaaacttaaaaaataacacaaattatacaatttaggTCCCTTTAGATtccacaaaaatcaattttggtacaaaattttatttatagtattttttagttcctgattagaaaaaagagagacagaAAGAGGTCGCTATATTCAGCGATGAAAGAGAATGTCGTCGTTCAAGCCATTTCCGACCACCAAAATAGATGTTTTTTTGTCCATGTGTTCCATAAGATATGTAGGGCTTGATTGTGTTGTTTACAACCTCAATGttgcatgaaaaaagaaatctaaactAAGGACGATAAATCTAACCCAgtttgatttcatgttttttttttaactttttttttggtatttttagttgataaaTCGGTTTATGGGTGCTCCAAAGATGTTAATGAGGTGTTTTTTTGATtgaaataacttataaaataggtttttaaacaaaaaaaaaaaaacactctttaATTTTCTAGCAGCTAGTAAATGGCCAGAATATGAGTTCACggacaatttttgttttcatcgttcactcttttaaaaaatatctaaaaaataaaatcaatctcAGTGTGTGGACTTGAGGTTAAAGACCCACTCGTACGCGCTAGGCTTTTCCTTGTAATAGTAGAGGCGGAGTATTAGGTTCACCCTATTAGAGTTGAAGCTGTTAGATTCAATTCAAATATGGATGTTGAACGGGCCGAGACTAAATCTCTTAAAGATCTGGCCTCCATTTAGGACAGTGTAAAGTACCcagatttttcttttgacagGGGTTACAGATTAAAATACTTGATTGGAAGCTAGCAATTTTAAAATcagattgatatatataaactagGCTCAAATTCAGTTAATTTTAGTCGATCTTGTTTTATCCCTTCTTATTAATGGATTCATATTtaagtttttggtgttttattcATATTTAAGATGGATAATAGTGGTGAAGgcatttcaaatattaaatcaattataatagtaaacagataatatttattattatttttagttataaaatattataaactatAAAGGTAATGAATGTAAAGTAAAGAACAGCTTCGTCAGTCACCATGTTCGAACATTAAGAGAGTCAAGgtcatttttcatttcaattttcaagcAAATTACTAATGTCCTTATATATTACTTTAGTAACTGGTAGCTACACTTCTTGTGTGGGATaatcttattatatttaatatgattttaaatataaactttaataaataagaatatttaaTAACTACCTATATAATAGGCGGATGCACCTCCATAGAGCTCTGGTTTCTACCAAACTAGACGAGTGATATTTTTTGGAAATTAATTGAACAAGCCTCgatctaattaatataaaaaattaacaatatgatatttttattccaatttttaatcaagcatgaatagaaaaataatgttattttcaaaTAGTCTTAAACCTTCaaacttgaaaatgcattattATCTATAACGCACAACAAATATAACACAAACAAAGAATCATTAATTGCTATTCTTACAGAAACAAGAAATAGAAAGTGATTTATAGTATTGTCTTtgcaaataaagaagaagaagaatatccTACATTTTcgaatcaagaaaagaaagtaataaCTTTCTATCACTGGGTTCCCAGAAAAATATGTTCTCTCCGTCAATAACTAGGTGAAGCCTTACGTCAACCATAGATGCCTGGTGTGCAAGTAGGGGCCATGCGTGTTAATTTTGGAGGCAATTTTGACCACACCCTCGGTTTTCTGGGAAACAGTGTTCTGATgaagatttataattttattcactGCTGTAACAGATTATCATAATATATAGTTTCATaaactatagaaaaaatattctttcaaaACCATTTAATTGTGGAACGTCTACAACTTTGAACACTTctatatattttggtttttttatgatggtTCGCggtataatttcttaaaaatcttATGAGAAATCTGGAAAAACGGATCAGATAATAGTTTTTAGGGTTAATTACATAAAAACTCATGAATTATAGTTTATTATCAAAGTTGTCCTTCAGTGACATGTGGTAACTCTTTTCATGTCTAATCAATTATTTAGAAGGTGACgtgttattttattaagtttatCTTCTTACAACGTCACCGGCATTGCAAACACATTAGTTTATTGTTTATGAAACTCGAAGGACACTAGCCAGGAAACTCCATGGAAGCTGACATTTCAACTCGTGTTTAATTATTGCAGATCAGACAGGGCACCAGTTTAGACCTCGTTTTGAGTTACCGGTGAAAAGTTCACGCGTGTTACTATCTCAAGTGTTTAATATCATCCTCTAGGACCTCTACTCTCAAATTCTCAATGTCAAGTTGCCTTCATTCTGACCCCGCTTGACCGGCTCTCTCTGCGTTCAAATACACGTAAAAAAATGGCGACGAATTCACGTGGTCATGGCGGCTGATCACTACTTGAAAAATACAACTGTCTAAACCTCCTCTTATCTTCACTCGTATGATGGTTCATATATATATGCGCATTCCTCTGCTAACTAATAGTGCACAAATTCAGCAAAAACACTTCGATTCTACTCCTTCAATTATTGCATATCAGACAGGGCACCAGTTTAGACAGGAAACTCCATGGAAGCTAACATTTCAACTCGTATTTAATTATTGCAGATCAGACAGGGCACCAGTTTAGACCTCGTTTTGAGTTACCGGTGAAAAGTTCACGCGTGCTACTATCTCAAGTGTTTAATATCATCCTCTAGGACCTCTACTCTCAAATTCTCAATGTCAAGTTGCCTTCATTCTGACCCCGCTTGACCGGCTCTCTCTGCGTTCAAATACACGTAAAAAAATGGCGACGAATTCACGTGGTCATGGCGGCTGATCACTACTTGAAAAATACAACTGTCTAAACCTCCCCTTATCTTCACTCGTATTATGGTTCATATATATATGCGAATTCCTCTGCTAACTGATAGTGCACAAATTCAGCAAAAACACTTCGATTCTACTCCTTTCATCACTTTCTTAGCTAGTCGACGACATTGTTGCTGCTTCAATACATTCTTTCCACGGTCTACGTACTATTTGTCATCAGCATGTATCCATCAAAGCAAGACACCGCTCATGAGATGAACCAAAAGCCATCACCTCCCTTGCCACCAGTACCGGTGACCGGCCATCCAGTAGGACACTTCACAAACCAGCATCACAATGAGATTCATTCTCACCCCATTCAGCATCAACAGCAGCAGCCCGGTCGTTGGTCCTCCGGTCTTTGTGACTGCTTCTCTGACATCCCTAATTGTAAGTTCTTTCAGATGATTTGGATTTCAATTATCAgtaacattaattttatagcAAATGCTGGATTTCTATTTACATTagaatcaaatcttttttttctttgagtagaagctaatatatcttttaacttgtttttataaaaatcaacgAATGTTAAACATAATTGAAGTGAAAGATGCAATTacactaaatttatttatgatttcttatgattgagaaaaacaatttataaaaataatagcaaacgAAACCTTACTAATTAGGTGCTTAACATTTTCTGCTATATATCAATTGGTTGCAGGTTGCATCACATGTTGGTGCCCGTGCATCACTTTTGGACGGATCGCTGAGATTGTAGACAAAGGAACAACATGTGAGTACAATACTAGTTCGTTTGTTTGTCCTGGAGATGACCATTTATTATGCGCAAATTTTTTAGCGCAAACCACATTTATGATGGTGTTGGAAAGATATTTATTAGATGTGCGGTtgtgatttgatttttgttgcAGCCTGTGCTGTAAGCGGAGCAATTTATGGCGTACTTTTATGGTTCACTGGTTGTCCTTGCATATACTCGTGTGTATATCGAAATAAAATGAGGAAGCAGCTGATGTTCGAGGACAGACCTTGTAATGATTGCTTGGTTCATTTCTGCTGTGATGCTTGTGCCCTGTGTCAGGAGTACAGAGAGCTCAAACATCGTGGATTTGATATGACAATGGGTAAGCTCCTCGGGTGCTCATTCCCTTGCCTCTTCAATGATTAATTGCATAAGTGATGCTATATCCCTTCTGGGCTGTGCTCTGTGGATCTATATCAGTTGGTTTTTTCTTTCGTAGGTTGGCAAGAGAATGTGGAGAGACAAAATGGTGGAGTGACCATGATCGCAGCAGCACCGCCCGTTGAACAAGGCATGAAACGCTGAATGAGCCATGCATGCTCTGAATGTTTGTGTGTTATATGTGCGGTAGAAGAGATCAGGATTTCAgctcaaaaagaagaagaataaaagatGTGATCTAGATTGTGCCGTTGGCATCCTTGTATGTTTTGTGCTGctatatttctcttttcttgtatttgtttttttttattattattaattgagaTCACAAAAGCAATGTTGCTCAATCTTGTACTATCATAATCTGCTTCAGAATATGTTTGGTATTGAAGTAAttattgtggttgtgatttaaaaaaattattttataaaaagtatttttagttgaggttagtttgaaaaaataagtgtttggttaaaactgtggttgaaattgagattgaacaaaaaatagtttaatgtgtttggttaagaatgcttttgaaattgaggttataaaataattttaaaaaaatatatattaatattgatggtttttaatttaaatattgagatttaactactgctattacatcatgaaagaaataatattttatataaaatatttattattgttccattaaattatTTACAATTCCTTTATGTATAAAATACATTCGACAAGTactacaataattaattaatgttaaacactaattttttaaataaaacacaattaaaaaaaatattttattttattttattgtactgGGTCGGATAGGTTGgtagttatgttttaaaatatattaaaataatatttttttattttataaaatttatttttgatattaatatataataatttaatttaatttttatttttaaaaatagcaaaataattataatttaaccaTAATCCAAACATGGCCATAATCATCATTTATAAGAAGAAAGCTAGTGATGGCTTGGCATTggcataaattattttatccgGTCGGGCACCCCATGCATTTTCTGTtagttttaatttcttactATGTAGAGCCCGCAAAGAatgaaaacttaattatttacgGAAACAAGCGGGACGCATGTGAAAGCAGCCTTTTGCTACTTCTTCCAATCCTGCGTTGCAAACGTAGAAAATAATGGGGCCCATGAACAGTAATTAGTGGTTTTTTATTTACCAAACGTTTGGCTCCTACGTTCTGCTTTAAACGCAACCTTcaccgcgtaaacaaacggcCTCTCAATTGAATGTAAGATATCTATCATTTTTTAACTATTTGTTTAATTCATGAtcattgattaaatttaaacaaaaatccatccAATCAATAGTTGACATGCGTCCACCACGAGGATGGAACCCTTGCCATTACGAACTGTGGCGCTActagggtgagcaaaaaaaccgaataaccgattaaaccggaaaaaaaacaaccaaaaaaaccgaaccgaaaaaaaaaccgaattaaccgattgaaaaatcacaaaaaaaattcggttcggttcggtttcgattttcaaagtctgaaaccgattgaaccgaaccggttcaaccaagccaacattaaaaaaagaagtataaataacatgtttttttcgtaaccctaaacctaaagtaACATTCTAAAGACAGTCGCCCCCTCCCTTAGTTTGCTCTCTGCGTCTCccactctctcctctctcatttTTCTCTATACTCCACAATCCATATCCCACAATTTTTAAGAATTGTTAAGCTCCTGCTTCTCCATGCTTATCTATCCTCATATCAAAGGCACACCTTTCTtcacttgattttaattttttttagttcagcCACGCCTctctttaccttttcttttacttttaactttgtaattgctatataatttttcataccCATGTAACCAAAGAAGATTATTATGTCAAACCAGTGAAAGGTTTTTCTGTGATTTTCTTGATGTTGGTTTCGTGAGGACAACAACTGGACATCGGGTTTGGTTATTTATTGAAGAAACTGAGTATAAAAACACCACACACTCAATAGATGGTGTGGATctatgtaaaaatttataattagtttatgattgttttggttttacatttgaataataaatatcttttgatcttaatttttttttttccagtgaaataactttttttctttccttatgttttgtgtattttttgtgcaaagattaatttttaagcAAGGatccaacaaaaagaaaactggGGTTGGATTTCTGGATATTCCTAACCGGTTTAGCTTGTTGAGAAAGTCAAGATCTCTCTCATAAGCACAAAGCtatgaaaatagaaataagaCGAACCGGTTTAAAcggtttggaaggaaaaaaaaccgaaccgaaccgaacatgatcggtttgaaccggttttcggtttgGTTGGGTtccaaaacttgaaaaaaaataatttcaatttgattatttattttggtccaaaaccggACGAACCGGAAATGCACACCCCTAGGCGCTAGTGATGGTGTTCCTGTTGGGCGGCATATTTGTTTGTTCTTCTATCTGTTATCGAAACTGAAGAATCCGTCCTCGACATCTTCTCTCCCCACATCTCCTTCTCGTCCTCCCTGTTGGAAGATATACATGGCCGCCAACGCGTTGAGCCTAGCTGTCTAGCATTTTAATATTCTGGATAGCTTGCTTTCTGTTGACAGCTAAGGTGCcttaaaatgatattaactagaaaattaaaacaagtcGGCTAAATATTGTTGAACAAACATTATCCACTCACCCGTATAGTGGATATACAGTGTATATTTCAAGAATTCTTTTTAGTcctcaatgttttattttaggctatttaatcttaattaaagaccaattgcttttgatattttagaCGGGTGGAATTGAAGGGAGatggaccaaaattaaaaggacGTTAAATATGGGAGACatgccatgtttttttaaaaatacacttaaatccttaaacttaaaaaataacacaaattatacaatttagaTCCCTTTAGATTCCacgaaaattaattttggtacaaaagtttatttatagtatttttcagTCCCTAattagagagaagagaaagagagagagatcgtTATATTCCGCAATGAGAGAGAAGGTCATCGTTCAAGCCATTTCCGACaccaaaatagattttttttgtccatGGGTTCCATGAGATATGAAGTGCTTGATTGTGGTTGAATAGAACCTCAATGttgcttgaaaaaatatatctaagcTTAGGACGACAAATCTAACCCagtttaatttcatgttttttttacccttttttggtatttttagttGAAGAATTGATTTATGGGTGTTGCAACGATGTTGGTGAGGTGTTTTGGGGTTGAAATAACTTaaaacttaggtttttttttaagataaaaaacactattttgattttctagccACCACTGGATGGTCAGAATATGAGTTCACAGACAATACATCGTCTGCATATTTTTTTCCCATCGTTCAcccctttaaaaaatatatataaaaaataaaatcaatctcAAGTGTGTGTACCTAGATTTAAAGACCCATTCGCATACTAGGCGCATTAATAGGGGGCCAAAAAAACTGGGCTCTGACGTGGTAGCCTGAGCCTAACTTCCTAG is a window encoding:
- the LOC7482900 gene encoding protein PLANT CADMIUM RESISTANCE 2-like isoform X1, giving the protein MYPSKQDTAHEMNQKPSPPLPPVPVTGHPVGHFTNQHHNEIHSHPIQHQQQQPGRWSSGLCDCFSDIPNCCITCWCPCITFGRIAEIVDKGTTSCAVSGAIYGVLLWFTGCPCIYSCVYRNKMRKQLMFEDRPCNDCLVHFCCDACALCQEYRELKHRGFDMTMGWQENVERQNGGVTMIAAAPPVEQGMKR
- the LOC7482900 gene encoding protein PLANT CADMIUM RESISTANCE 2-like isoform X3, whose translation is MYPSKQDTAHEMNQKPSPPLPPPVTGYPVGPFINQHHNEIHSHPIQHQQPQPGRWSSGLCDCFSDIPNCCITCWCPCITFGRIAEIVDKGTTPCAVSGAIYGVLLWFTGCPCIYSCIYRTKMRKQLMLEDRPCNDCLVHFCCDACALCQEYRELKHRGFDMTMGWQENVERQNGRVTIIASAPPVEQGMKR
- the LOC7482900 gene encoding protein PLANT CADMIUM RESISTANCE 2-like isoform X2, yielding MYPSKQDTAHEMNQKPSPPLPPPVTGYPVGPFINQHHNEIHSHPIQHQQPQPGRWSSGLCDCFSDIPNCCITCWCPCITFGRIAEIVDKGTTSCAVSGAIYGVLLWFTGCPCIYSCVYRNKMRKQLMFEDRPCNDCLVHFCCDACALCQEYRELKHRGFDMTMGWQENVERQNGGVTMIAAAPPVEQGMKR